GAACGTCACAATTCAggaacacacagacaaacatacactaATTACATCTACATGTTTTGGGATAAAGTACAGTACGGTACTGACAAAGGGATGAGTACTTATGAATTCTAAATGCAGTCTTCCTAGAGCACAAAAACTGTTCATCATTgccaaaagaaagtatatttagtTGAATCTAAAATAAAATGACCAGCATCTAATTACAGAAAAGTTATGACTTACCTAAAATCAACACAGTGTGCAACGGCCAAGATAAGCGGGAACTGAAAGGTCAACATCTGTAGAAGAAATCAGCAATTTTATATTTGTACCACACTGTGTATAGTAGTTACCAGACTCAGCCTACAACTATAAAGCTAAGATTTGATTGCCTAGTCAAGTAGTCAGAGTATGAGTGGATCTCCTTGCACACTGTATGCAAAAAGAATAATATATCACTAATGAACAATGGTGAAACCTTTTCAAGTTCACAATTTGGGCAGATGCTTTGCTGACTTGAAAGAGCTGGCAACTTATGGGAGTGGCCTCTCCTCCTCAAAAGTACATGAAATTGAAAATACAAGCCCTTCTCATGTTTGTAAACAGGAATAAGGTGTGATTCAAGCACAGGGAGGGCCTTTATGTAAAATATAGAGGTATTAAGGGTATTTACAATTTGTCAGGTCAAGGCAGTTAAGGTAGTGCTCTGCTACTGGTAACATGTAACCCAGTACAACCAGCCGCATGGTTGGATAGTCGGCGACTAAACCGGCGACCCCACTGGTTTTGTCTTGgaccagtgaggagggtgtgctggaccCCCAGGTGGATTAAAAACAAGACCATTCTAAGGGCAGATGAACTCATGTTTATCAGAGTCAATGGCCATCCAGTCCCAGCTATGGGTGAAATAGTGGGTGGTAAACCTCATAGCCCCCTGCTGCCTTGTAGGGTTTGCCTTTTTCGTTCAGGCAAAGGAAAGGGCCACCACTTAAAATAGGTGGTTGGGTTAGCAAGGCCATGCACCTGGAAAATCTTGCACCAAAAACTGAAAATGGCTTGATTTTAgcatccaaccgctcaggaagtgaAAACGAAcgttaaacaaaatgatgatgattagggGTATTTACACAAAATTTTTGCCCTCCTCAGTCATCAGGAGTGTGAACTACTCTGCCCAAGTCCATTGCCTGAATCCTTGGCCGAATTTATTCCAGAAAAATCAGAAGCAACTTTGTGATCTGAGACACTCTGGAGTGCATACATATAGCAACATAAGCCTTCCCAGCTGGAGGAGTGGTGAACATGCTGCTCCGGTGTCACCAGTGCTTGTAAACAAGAGACAGAGGGCACAGCTGCCTCCAGTAATATATCATGCAGTAAATTTTCAAGGAACACAACCAATGTGCTCctagaaaaatatgaaataaaaagatTTGTAgctactttctttcatattttccttaccTGGAAAAAGCCATATGCATATGTTAATGAACCTGGTAGGTAACTTCTGTTGACAAAGATGCCCCAGGCAAACACAACTCCAATGTGATTCTCTATAACTTCCCCTACAAACCAAGGccctgaaaagaaaagaaggtattAAAAAATGTCAAACTCAATGGCCTAACCAAAATAATGAAATACATGTTACGAACTGAATTCTACTTTCCTACACATGGACAGAGAATTTTTTTCTGATGTACaacagaggaagaacaagaagacatgAATTGAAGCTGAAAAAGTGTAGAAGTTAAACATTTTCAAGAAAGCCAGCTTCCCATATATAACTACTAAAAAGTGGAATGGTTTAAGCCCAAGGGTGGTTCAAGCAAGATTCATAAGTTAAAAAATAAAGTGGATATATATGGATATGAAGACATGAAAGTATTCATGCATAACtagggttgcaaagggtgggaaagtttccAGAAAATAGAAACTTTCCAAGGAAAGTTTCCAGGAATTTTCAGGACCCGGGAATTTTGTGAATTTTCAGGAATTTTCTAATTTTTCacataagtgtatttgtattaataaacaaaccaaatTTGGTCAATACAACTATTGATTAAAAGTTTTAAACAACAAAAATTGTATTtccaataggttaggttaagtttaaggaactTTCAAAAACATGATATCTATACACCTATAGTATATGTTACCAAATAAAGCGTTCACTGTGttacatagaaagtctcatttagtaaaGAAGAATAGATGACTTTTCTGAGTCAAGAAGTATGGTAGCTTTGTAATTTTGTTGGGTTAAGTTTGGGATATCTTCAAATATGTGATAGCCAgtaacttatggtataaatcaacaaagaatgacctcactttgttatatgCAAAGACTCATTAGTAAGgatgcatatatgaattttctaagtcaagacctatagtaactgtttgggattttgttaggttaggttagattaagtttagggtatcttcaaacacatgattgccaacaacttatggtataaatcatcaaagaataacctcactttgttgtatagaaagtctcattagtaaggaagcatatatgaattttccgagttAAGACCAATATGGCAGTAACTGTttgggattttgttaggttaagtttagggcaggGTTGTTTTGATCTAAATCGAGTGatttaaattgatttaaatcagagtaaagaaatcatgatttaaatcaaaattaaatataccatatttaaaatgatttaagtgcTATATCAGaagtaaaatatctaatgatttaaattatatatatatatatatatatatatatatatatatatatatatatatatatatatatatatatatatacagagtcgtccctcaaatagtacggtttccaatagtacggtttcagttttatacggattgtcatagaatattttttaaggatttttaaattttccgTTCGTAGCACCAAGTAGCCATagcatgagtggcaacactgttctactaGACTGACACCCATGCACATCTCCTCAGTCCATGCAAGTGCACAGCATCAAGAACACTGTTCTGCCAGATTGAAACCAATGCGCTTTCCctaagtccgtgtgtgtgcacaacctcagctacgcttctccattaccacataacatgtacatgggacccaagagacaatccaaaacacctgctgaaagcaccccaaagtgttcgagaaaggtattcaccttgcagaaTAATTCAGATAttgaagttacgttttgggatgagttatgttgcggtagggagagcatactacatgaatgagagcagtgttcgctgtatctatcatagtgtaaaataaATTCTTGCTGTGGTAACTgacagtgctccaagagtgctgcaagagtggagataaaggccgtccttttctgTTTGTTCATAAATTAACCTATTATAAACACATAAATAGGCATTTTCTTACAACCCCTGGGTACCGGGAGGCTATATAGCCGCTTCCACGGAAGGGCCGGCCTTATAGCCGctgctttgctttttttttttatttttatttatttggttttCGATGACTTTTCGTTATTACATCACGTGCAGAATATGTTTGACTGTTGTTTATCGGAATTTCACCGCACGATGCTGGATGGTAACGGCATCTCGGTTTCCGATTCTCCCTGACGCTGCCAGACTCCGCAGACTGCCGAGCAGAGCAGCAGAGCAAAtacgagaatgagaagagtaaCCTACAACGACTCAAATCACATAATCACAAGACTGTGATAGATAGCTTatatataagaatatatatatgatatataagAATTAGAGCATGGGGCCGTCCACACATCATTACGGCACAAGCAGACGAACGGGCACGGTCGCAGCCTCGCGGCAAGAAAATCGCTCCTCCTTTTAAACAAGAAATTGGTGAGCAGGAGTGGGCACTCCTACAGAATTCGGGTCCCACCTGGCTCAACTTCTCGCcagccagttatgcattttctgctgtagtgttaccACTCTGGGCAAgtgagccatcctggcagcgctcCCTTCCACATTGTCAGAGAGCAAGCCATATCatactctcacactctctcttactctctaccacagtttctatagttctctaaatcatacttgaaaaGATACGAAACgataattgtggagattgactccgcgcctccaaaatacaacATTACACCTCCATATTATGAAGTTAAGGGACACATATGTAaactattccaaccgaacttttaataacctgacctctaatggggtgcttcgcccccctcgacctccCAGAGTTgtaacactgcactgtgactgcagcagaaaatgaataactggcaacttgggcccgtgGGTAACAGCAAAGCCAGGCGGGACCCAGATTCTGTAGGAGTGCCAAGGAGGGTTTCTAGGGGGGGGGGCATTAATTTCATACGGTTTTTCTAATAGTaagggggtcctgggtccctaacccccatactatttgagggacgactctgtatatatatatatatatatatatatatatatatatatatatatatatatatatatattattagtcctacttatgatttttatgtgaaaattCGTCATGGGTAATGTgcattaaactatggtttcattaaACATTGCCAATTTTAAtgcaagaaaatggcctcataagactgaaagaaCTTATCAGtgtaaacaaacaaggattaatccaaaaaaaataatttaaataaaaataatcatgattTTTCTAACTCTGGATTAGGGTATCTTCATACACATAATGTAAGCAAtttagggtataaatcaacaaagaatgacctcattcTGTTGTAGAGAAAGTCTAGTAATGAatcatatataaattttctgtcATCAAACATATGTGATGCAGCACctaatgaacataagaacataagaatgtaaggagtctacaagaggccagttggcctatacaaggaagctcctgtaagcctaaccccacctaacctcactatccatgaatttctccaacctcctcttgaatgtatctatggtattggcacccacgacatgactgccaaacctgttccactcatccaccacgctattggtaaaccaattcttgccgatgtctttgttgaattagaatttatctagcttaaaaccattactacgtgtcctgcctggctcttttacaaccaaaacacTATTAATATCCCCTTTATTTAAGCCTACacttaaccttacataacctaataaaaacaaaaacactataggtcttgactcagaaaattcatatatgcttccttactaatgagactttctatacaacaaagtatataaatcaacaaagaatgacctccttctgttgtttagaaagtctcattagtaaggaagcatatatgaattttctgagtcaagacctaaagtaactgtttgggttttgtaaggttagattaggataagtttagggtatcttcaaacatatgactgccagcaccttatggtataaatcaacaaagaatgacttcactctgttgtatagaaagactcattagtaaggaagcatatatgaattttctgaattGAGACCTATAGTaatgttttgggttttgttaggttaagttgggttaagtttagggtatcttcaaacacaggatTGCAAGCACCTTAAGgtttaaatcaacaaagaatgaactcactttgttgtataaatgtctcattactaaggaagattatatgaattttctgaatcaagacacatagtaactgtttgaggttttggtttgttaggataggttagctttacagcatcttcaaacacatgattgccagcaccttatggtataaatcaacaaagaattacctcaatttgttatatagaaagtctcattagtaaagaagcatatatgaattttctgagtcaagacctatagtgactgttaagggttttgttaggttaagtttagggtatcttcaaacacatgatagccagcttCTTATGATATAAATCAACTAAGAATGACCTcaatttgttgtatagaaagtctcattagtaaagaagtatatatgaattttctgagtcaaaacctATAGTAACTGATTGGgggttataggttaggttaggtttagggtatcttcattAGAGCCAGCACCTTgaggtataaatcaacaaggaatgacctcactctgttgtatagaaagtctcattagaaaggcagcttatatgaattttctgagtcaagacttatagtaactgtttggggctttgttggtttaggttaggttaaccagAGGGAGGCATGTGCCTCAATAGGAGTCATTTAAACAATCCTGCCTGTGCAACCACTGGGCTAAGGGACATTCACCAAAAGCCCCCCAAAACTGAAGTCAAAAGAGGCAATAACTCAGcctaaaacaaattaaaaaaaaataaagcctaaAGGCTCCATTGGCAAATGTATATTTTTCTGAAAACTTCCAAAATTCCCATGgaaagtttcccagttcaaaattCCTGGTAATTTTACAACCCTAAGCATGACTCCAATCCTGTAAACTACAATCATGCAAATACaaccaggtaaatacacacacactattgAACAACCTTCAGCTCCTTATCATTCAAGAACTCCACTCACTGCTTAAATAACAGGCTCGGCTAAACCATATGCATCTGTGACAAGCTATGGTTAAAAAAAGTAGAATGGAATTGTGATCCCCCAAAATCTTCCTCATACATCATGAACTATGCAACAATAAAGTCTCCAAATGAAGATGCTGCAATTACATTACTGCACATGCTAATACGTGAACACAGTGTCAGAGTACATGAAATTTCTGGATGATCCTTACCAACAGGCATGTAAACTGCAGTCACAACCAAAGGCCAAAAGAGGCGGTCCACTGACACCAGGACCCATAATTTGCGAAGCCACAAGTTGCAGATTTTCCATTTTAATCGTGGCCGCAACATTCGTTTTTCTGAAATTGAAAAGTATATTGATATTCAAACAAATCATGAGCAGATTCCCATTTTTCTTGCATGATGCACTCAGGCTGCTTTCAATCTGATAAGTCttcataatttattttttgtctttcaaAGTACATAATGACCTCTTCTGGATGCCTGTTCTGATTATCACAACTGGACTTCCTATAATCATTTTCATCATGTCTTCTCTACTCATACCTGAGTGCAAAATCATTAGCATTAATAAGCTTAAATCCCCTTAAAagatatgcagaatacaaatGCAGTGTATTTCCTCATGTAGAGGACATTCTCAAGAAGTATGACTATCATAGACTTAAAGTGGTAAGAGGAATATAAACATCTTTTACATGGAAACAAACTGCAGCTGATATGAGGAATAAGGCTCTTCACTACTTTCATTTGACAATATATTCTCTGGGATGATGTATAATATCTATATACCCTTCCAGTGTTATCACCCAAATAATAATCAATTGGGCAGCAAGTGGGTGAACTCCTGCCTTACCGAGAGCCAGGCGATGGACGTACCGCAGGACGCACagcggcagcacacacacacaaaccataatGCCAAACAGGAATTGAAActgaaaaaattaaaggaaaggaaaagtaagaaatttAATTGGTAAACACAAATTAAAAGTAATGCCAGAAATGATAACAAAACTATTGATCAGGAATTTATGCTTCATTATTTAAACACTAAATATAGTTAAATAGCTGTACTGACTGCTAATTTCTCACACCCCGAATGTATAATTACAAGAGGGagtggtaaaaaaataaagtattgtTCAGAAAGTGACTTCTGGCAGCCATTCCCCTTAACTAAATAAATATCCAAACAGTTTACTTGAGTGTGGTTCTTTTTGCCCAATAGGAAGTTCAGTAGTAAATCAATTTAAAGTTAAATCAGTTTAAAAAAATGTCAAGTTAATTCAGTTTTGTGCAAATGCAAGATGTTAGTTTACTTTTAACACCCTGCAGGGGGTATAATGTACACTGCATTGAAACATTCACTAGAGGCAAAAAGATGCAGAAGGTGTGACAATGACCACACACACATAACTGGCATGATGTTTACAAACACTAATACCCCAACCCCGGCATTACACCCCACAGGCCAACTCATCGGCTCGGTTGTGCTGTGCTATCATGGCACAACTTGTAACCTCAACTGAGAAATGTAATGTCTATTGCTGGTTACAAAGGAGGCACTAGCAAGGGAGAAAGCTTCTACAGTGTTTTGTGTGAGAGCTAATGAGAGACCAATGATCTGGATTGAGTGGTGCTACAACCCGAAAGAACAGTTAGATTTTTCTAAGACGCTCCTTTTGCTGGGCCTGGCAGGGGACAATGCATTCCATGAGAAATACTACATGTGTCTGTGTAATTCACCCACAGCCTAATCACGAGCTGGACTTGTCatcaccagcaagtaccctcccaatTAGAACAAGGCTTATTAGTCGATAtatgggtactgctgggaccttcacatGCCACACACCCTATTCCCCTTGCTAAGTTATGtatgtataaagaaaataaattatgagaatggatgaaagtgtgtgtgtgtgtgcatgtgtgtgtgtgtgtgtgtgtgcatgtgtgtgtgtgtgtgtgtgcatgtgtgtgtgtgtgtgtgtgtgcatgtgtgtgtgtgtgtgggtgggtgtgtgggtgggtgtaatgaCACTACACTTTCCCTTATGATGACAGGCTGGTAAGCACATGGCAGCaattggcagtagtagtagtaagtgtctTGGGTTGAGCCATGGCAGCCATGGTCCTTGTGGCCAAGTGTGCAGGGCAGAGAGTGGGAGTGTGAGGTAAAACCTTCCACTCAACTAGCTACCAGCAGTACTAGCTGGAGAGCAGTCAGATGCCTGTCGCacagtttgaaaataaatatctGGCATGCAATTTGAAAAGTTGTCAAATGAGCAGTGATTATATGTCAAAACAACCAAAAAGGGTAAATTTTTAGCTGTTGAAAGAGCAAGATGTCAAATAATTAATGGTTGAATAACAGTGGTTGCTTGTACCCAGCATTtcaaaatttggaaaaaaaataaatgttttaGCTACCCAGTTTCCTGACATTTGGTTAATAGGAGTTTTAGTGGAATGAAAGCagggtaaataataataaatctactagaaataaatgtaataatgtagaatgaaaaaaatattatagtgATGCCAAGGTTATTATGTTCAATATGTTGATGTTATTGGTATGATTATCAGAAAACTCACACACATAGAGATGTTAGACATCAAGAGAGCTCTTGGCCAAAACCTGAAGGAGGGCTGAGAGCCATCAAGGGAGAAAGGCTGCTCAACTCTCTGCTCCCTTCCACTTGAGTCTTTTGCATATACCTGTTGAGAGAGGAGGTCCATAAGGCG
Above is a window of Eriocheir sinensis breed Jianghai 21 chromosome 8, ASM2467909v1, whole genome shotgun sequence DNA encoding:
- the LOC126995478 gene encoding transmembrane protein 62-like, giving the protein MVCVCVLPLCVLRYVHRLALEKRMLRPRLKWKICNLWLRKLWVLVSVDRLFWPLVVTAVYMPVGPWFVGEVIENHIGVVFAWGIFVNRSYLPGSLTYAYGFFQMLTFQFPLILAVAHCVDFRFWSLYVDPLCSFPRYLCRHVCPLLIVTMQMITAYFFWLAYGTMALFLGPLRTWSAILGVILWYQATTAHKDILREAAQVWAPQALDWEEEDKNESQAHMSQSSL